A stretch of Episyrphus balteatus chromosome 2, idEpiBalt1.1, whole genome shotgun sequence DNA encodes these proteins:
- the LOC129912673 gene encoding uncharacterized protein LOC129912673, which yields MTEKSNKHLITQSMFDNLEYDKDMETSNTKLTAMTTNVTSPLAMLIFHTSDIDAATYHLAKSLDSMNSNSIRCVFVQESCAERFSAKLKSKLKSYTKEELQSLQLIESIEKANEIVSRLNAKTILPETLSEYVFPLVWDFPQEHFQIDGKPLPVVSLFTFRTTKEAIGMVKKESICKGATIWCENQAMSYEVIAETPLKDYYLNCFNVDWAPIQQYITKEQPFAVVEKSYHYETLQVAGKMKNIVFPYGTSFAN from the exons ATGACagaaaaatcaaacaaacatcTAATAACTCAATCAATGTTTGATAATCTAGAATACGACAAAGACATGGAAACAAGCAATACCAAG TTGACCGCAATGACCACCAACGTTACTAGTCCCTTGGCTATGTTGATATTTCACACATCTGACATTGATGCCGCAACTTATCATCTTGCAAAGTCTCTGGATTCAATGAATTCCAATTCAATTCGATGTGTATTTGTCCAGGAATCATGTGCTGAACGTTTTAGTgcaaaactaaaatccaaaCTCAAATCGTATACCAAAGAAGAACTCCAAAGTTTACAATTGATTGAATCTATTGAGAAAGCCAATGAAATTGTTTCTAGATTAAATGCAAAGACAATTTTACCAGAAACATTGTCGGAATATGTTTTCCCTTTGGTTTGGGATTTTCCACAGGAACATTTTCAAATTGATGGCAAACCATTGCCAGTTGTATCTTTGTTTACTTTCCGAACAACAAAAGAGGCAATTGGAATGGTTAAAAAGGAATCGATTTGTAAAGGTGCAACAATTTGGTGTGAGAATCAAGCAATGTCTTATGAAGTAATTGCAGAGACTCCACTTAAAGATTATTATTTGAATTGTTTTAATGTTGATTGGGCTCCAATTCAACAATATATTACTAAAGAACAACCATTTGCAGTTGTTGAGAAATCGTATCATTATGAGACATTGCAGGTGGCTGGTAAAATGAAGAATATTGTATTTCCATATGGGACGAGTTTTGCTAATTAA